A window of the Dioscorea cayenensis subsp. rotundata cultivar TDr96_F1 chromosome 14, TDr96_F1_v2_PseudoChromosome.rev07_lg8_w22 25.fasta, whole genome shotgun sequence genome harbors these coding sequences:
- the LOC120275626 gene encoding tubulin beta-8 chain-like, with protein MSEILHVREVTCTEPGIDSTGRYQGDTDFQLERVNIYYNEARYGRFVPRVVLMDLEPGTMDSIRILKLTTPRFSDLNHLISDLRKFTYSALTIPKLTQ; from the coding sequence ATGAGTGAAATCCTTCATGTTCGGGAAGTAACGTGCACCGAGCCCGGCATCGACTCCACCGGCAGGTATCAAGGTGATACCGATTTCCAGCTTGAGAGGGTCAATATCTACTACAACGAGGCCAGATACGGTCGTTTCGTTCCCCGCGTCGTTCTTATGGATTTGGAGCCCGGAACCATGGATAGCATCCGAATCCTCAAGCTCACCACACCTAGGTTTAGCGACCTGAACCATCTGATCTCCGACCTCCGAAAGTTCACCTACAGCGCCCTCACCATCCCTAAGCTTACTCAATAG